Genomic segment of Streptosporangium sp. NBC_01755:
GATCCGCCCGCAGGGGCTGTTCGGCCGAGTTCCGGTGGAGCGGGTATGACCACAATGCGAACGACCGCCGGCGCGGCGCCCTGGCTCGTCGGCCTGGTCCTTCTCTTCCTGGCCCCGTTCGTCCTGGGAGTCACCGGCATCCGGGGCCTGCTGGAGGTGTTCTTCCTCGCCGTCGCCGTGATGAGCCTCAACCTGCTGACCGGTTTCAACGGGCAGCCGTCGATCGGCCACAGCGCGCTGATGGGCCTCGGCGCGTACACCACGGCGCTGGCGGTGCAGAACTACGGCTGGTCCTACTGGACGGTGCTGCCGATCGCGATCCTCATCGCCGCACTGGTGGGCGCGGTGGCCGGCATCCCGGCCCTGCGGATCCGCGGCATGAACCTGGCGCTCGTCACGATGGCACTGGCCCTGGTCTTCCCCCAGATACCGGTGCGTTTCACCGACTGGACCGGTGGCACCGCCGGGCTGACCGTCGACCGGAACCTGAGCGCCCCCGTCTCGCTGGGCGTCTCCGACGTCGCGTGGCAGTACTGGGTGCTGCTGACGATCACCGCGCTGATCTTCCTGCTCATCCGCAACGTCATGCACAGCTCGGTCGGCCGCTCCCTCATCGCGATCCGCGACCAGCACGTGGCGGCACACACGGTGGGCATCAACGTCAAGGCGACGAAGGTGGCCGTGTTCGCCGCCAGCGCCGCGGTGGCCGGCGTGTCCGGATGGATGTTCACGGTCACCAACCAGTTCGTCAGCCCCGGTGACTTCAC
This window contains:
- a CDS encoding branched-chain amino acid ABC transporter permease translates to MTTMRTTAGAAPWLVGLVLLFLAPFVLGVTGIRGLLEVFFLAVAVMSLNLLTGFNGQPSIGHSALMGLGAYTTALAVQNYGWSYWTVLPIAILIAALVGAVAGIPALRIRGMNLALVTMALALVFPQIPVRFTDWTGGTAGLTVDRNLSAPVSLGVSDVAWQYWVLLTITALIFLLIRNVMHSSVGRSLIAIRDQHVAAHTVGINVKATKVAVFAASAAVAGVSGWMFTVTNQFVSPGDFTVLVSINLLLGMAIGGSGTLVGPILGAVFLHYVPELLAAAGVNPQLTPAVYGVLLILLTFFLPQGLAGGARTVIQRLRGPRGGAVTPEKESQSPRPVAA